A single Osmerus mordax isolate fOsmMor3 chromosome 9, fOsmMor3.pri, whole genome shotgun sequence DNA region contains:
- the id2a gene encoding DNA-binding protein inhibitor ID-2a produces MKAISPVRSFRINSANLSDHTLGISRSKTPVDDPLSLLYNMNDCYSKLKELVPSIPQNKNVSKMEILQHVIDYILDLQIALDSNSAITSLHHPRPGQATSRTPLTTLNTDISILSLQSPEFPGELLTDDSRTLHR; encoded by the exons ATGAAAGCAATAAGCCCAGTAAGGTCTTTCCGGATAAACAGCGCGAATCTGTCTGATCACACGCTCGGAATCTCACGGAGCAAGACCCCCGTGGACGACCCGTTAAGCCTGCTATACAACATGAACGACTGCTACTCCAAGCTGAAGGAGCTCGTGCCCAGCATCCCCCAGAACAAGAACGTGAGCAAGATGGAAATCCTGCAGCATGTCATCGATTACATTCTGGACCTGCAGATCGCACTTGACTCCAATTCCGCAATAACAAGCCTCCATCACCCACGGCCGGGGCAGGCGACGTCCAGAACACCGCTGACAACTCTCAACACAGATATCAGCATCTTGTCATTACAG tcCCCGGAGTTCCCGGGAGAGctgctgacagatgacagcaggACTCTTCATCGTTAA